From the genome of Erinaceus europaeus chromosome 1, mEriEur2.1, whole genome shotgun sequence:
ATACTCTGACGCATGATTGGGGGGCGGGGAGTTTTGTTTTACCTGCCTGCTCTAATAGAAACAACgccttccattgctaggggatacCCCCTTCCAGTGCTGGCTCTGTAGCGCCAAGTTCAAAATCAGCTCGGACTTGAAAAGGCACATGATCGTGCACTCAGGGGAGAAACCTTTCAAATGCGAATTCTGTGACGTCCGCTGCACCATGAAGGCCAACCTCAAGTCACACATCCGCATCAAGCACACCTTCAAGTGCCTGCACTGCACCTTCCAGGGCCAGGACCGGGCCGACCTCCTGGAGCACAGTCGGGTCCACCAGGCTGACCACCCTGAGAAGTGTCCCGAGTGTAGCTACTCCTGCTCCAGTGCCGTCGCCCTGCGTGTGCACAGCCGTGTCCACAGCAAGGACCGTCCCTTCAAGTGCGACTTCTGTAGCTTCGACACCAAGCGGTCCAGCAGCCTGGCCAAGCACATAGACAAGGTCCACAAGGACGAGGCCAAGACAGAGAACAGAGCCCCACAGGGCAAAGAAGGACCCAGGGAAGGAGGCTCCCAGCGTGTGTCTAAAATAGTGACCCAGCGGGCTTTCCGCTGTGAGATCTGTGGTGCCTCCTTTGTCAGGAATGACTCTCTCAGATGCCATAAGAAGCAGCACAGTGACCAGAGTGAGAGCAAAAACTCCAACTTGGTCACCTTCCCCCCTGAAAACACCGTGTCAGGA
Proteins encoded in this window:
- the ZFP64 gene encoding zinc finger protein 64 isoform X6, with product MSRRKQARPQHLQPGEPPPERSECSAAAAAAAAMVGAPASELDNDVTKPACPSTDDSDAQKVPVPVLPAEAREQTATLGERTFNCCYPGCRFRTVHGMKDLDRHQRIHTGDKPHKCEFCDKCFSRKDNLTMHMRCHTSVKPHKCHLCDYAAVDSSSLKKHLRIHSDERPYKCQLCPYASRNSSQLTVHLRSHTGDTPFQCWLCSAKFKISSDLKRHMIVHSGEKPFKCEFCDVRCTMKANLKSHIRIKHTFKCLHCTFQGQDRADLLEHSRVHQADHPEKCPECSYSCSSAVALRVHSRVHSKDRPFKCDFCSFDTKRSSSLAKHIDKVHKDEAKTENRAPQGKEGPREGGSQRVSKIVTQRAFRCEICGASFVRNDSLRCHKKQHSDQSESKNSNLVTFPPENTVSGQLGTLVSVGQLETSLDPGQCL